The following proteins come from a genomic window of Vanessa tameamea isolate UH-Manoa-2023 chromosome 6, ilVanTame1 primary haplotype, whole genome shotgun sequence:
- the LOC113393229 gene encoding proton-coupled folate transporter-like: protein MSEKQESKANIEERPLNKEKIHKKYKDKGFTEKLWHIKENITVEPLLAGLIIPSVISRFAMGNFNLDKACRVNLGFGDEICDALVKRTTNNYSTYEKEVQTLISSIDIWKSIINTGLPCILIMFLGAWSDRTGKRKLCILLPIVGEIATSVNNLVNVYFFYEIPVQVTVFLETFFTAATGGWVTMFLGVFSYISDITSEQSRTFRVGLVNFCMTAGLPIGIGMSGILLQRMGYYGIFSMTTGLFIVVFLYGCFCLKEPDDWLRDKGLPVIERSDNKEVSFFDVTHVLDTVSVAFRERPSNRRSKVILTLLAVFILFGPSMSEHIIFYLFVRNRLNWDMVKYGLFTSYSIILHSFGAMFSITILSRKLQVDDSLLCLVSVTSKFVGSLWTAFVKTDIEMYLIPVAELLNGTTFTSLRSIISKLVDKQETAKVNSLFSLTETLASLVFQPFYSWLYMKTLHVLPGAVFISSAILIVPASFILATFYVQHRTELGKSRKKALEAEEKRDAISKLPEKPQINENSTQADSTHL, encoded by the exons ATGTCTGAAAAACAAGAATCGAAAGCGAACATTGAAGAAAGacctttaaataaagaaaaaatacataaaaaatataaagacaaaGGATTTACAGAAAAACTATGGCATATAAAGGAAAACATAACCGTGGAACCGTTGCTAGCCGGCCTCATTATACCAAGTGTAATATCACGATTCGCAATGGGTAATTTTAATTTGGACAAAGCTTGCAGAGTAAATCTGGGTTTCGGAGACGAAATATGTGATGCATTAGTTAAAAGAACGACCAACAATTATTCTACATACGAAAAAGAAGTGCAAACTTTAATATCATCAATAGACATTTGGAAGAGCATAATCAACACTGGTTTACCGTGCATACTGATCATGTTTCTTGGTGCTTGGAGCGACAGAACTGGTAAAAGGAAACTCTGCATATTACTTCCGATTGTCGGCGAAATTGCGACGTCTGTCAACAATTTGGTCAATGTTTACTTCTTCTACGAAATTCCTGTTCaagtgactgtatttttagagaCGTTTTTTACCGCTGCCACTGGCGGCTGGGTGACAATGTTCCTTGgtgtatttagttatataagtGACATAACATCGGAGCAGTCGCGAACCTTTAGAGTTGGTCTTGTCAACTTTTGCATGACTGCAGGACTACCGATTGGAATTGGAATGAGCGGAATCTTGCTCCAAAGAATGGGATACTACGGAATATTTTCTATGACTACTGGACTGTTTATCGTCGTATTTCTCTATGGCTGCTTTTGTTTGAAGGAACCCGATGACTGGCTCAGAGATAAAGGACTGCCTGTC ATTGAACGAAGCGACAACAAGGAGGTATCGTTTTTCGATGTGACGCACGTTCTGGATACTGTCAGCGTCGCGTTCCGTGAACGACCCTCAAACAGACGGTCAAAAGTGATCCTCACTCTTCTAGCTGTGTTCATACTGTTCGGCCCGTCCATGT ctgagcatattatattctatctgTTCGTGAGAAATCGACTCAACTGGGACATGGTCAAATACGGCCTCTTCACAAGCTATTCCATAATACTGCATTCGTTtg GAGCGATGTTCTCTATAACAATTTTAAGCCGGAAACTCCAGGTCGATGACTCGCTACTTTGCCTCGTATCGGTCACCAGCAAATTCGTCGGTTCTCTTTGGACTGCCTTCGTCAAAACAGatatagaaatgtatttaa ttcCAGTCGCCGAGCTGCTAAACGGCACCACGTTTACGTCTCTACGctcaattatttcaaaattggtCGACAAACAGGAAACTG CTAAAGTGAACTCATTGTTCTCACTCACCGAAACTCTGGCGTCTCTGGTCTTCCAACCATTCTACTCCTGGCTCTACATGAAGACGCTACACGTGTTGCCAGGGGCGGTGTTCATTAGCAGCGCAATCCTGATTGTACCAGCATCTTTCATCCTCGC AACATTTTATGTACAGCACAGGACAGAATTAGGAAAATCAAGGAAAAAGGCGTTGGAAGCAGAAGAAAAGAGAGACGCAATATCAAAATTGCCCGAAAAACCTCAAATCAACGAAAATTCAACTCAAGCTGATTCAACCCACTTATAg